A single genomic interval of Alistipes sp. ZOR0009 harbors:
- a CDS encoding TetR/AcrR family transcriptional regulator, translating to MVLVTHQGDNSDRLNAILEAAQRRFGMYGYDKVTVSEIAADLSLSKASIYYYFQDKPQLFAAVVEKEHFQFVELVNEQIDLLEDPRDMLSVYLDVNVEHFRKMLNLTRLKHSDYTNKQMYIDIVSRFRQREAEIIRRILQKGVDSGFFRIDDPEKVAHLFLDLLKGLRKISIGYRDIIYLDDEEFQGLVVKLKLFVSIFIKGISV from the coding sequence ATGGTTCTTGTAACGCATCAAGGCGATAACTCAGATAGGTTGAATGCCATACTAGAAGCGGCGCAGCGGCGCTTTGGCATGTACGGATACGATAAGGTTACGGTTAGTGAAATTGCGGCCGACTTAAGTCTTTCAAAAGCTTCGATATACTACTATTTTCAGGATAAGCCGCAGCTTTTTGCCGCTGTGGTAGAGAAGGAGCATTTCCAGTTTGTGGAGTTGGTAAATGAGCAAATCGATCTTTTGGAGGATCCCCGAGATATGCTGTCGGTCTATTTGGATGTAAACGTGGAGCACTTTAGAAAGATGCTAAACCTTACTCGGCTAAAGCATTCCGACTATACCAACAAGCAGATGTATATCGATATTGTATCCCGATTCCGGCAACGGGAGGCAGAGATTATTCGTCGAATCCTTCAGAAGGGAGTTGATTCTGGCTTTTTCCGGATAGATGATCCAGAAAAGGTTGCTCATCTATTTTTGGATCTGCTAAAAGGGTTGCGGAAAATAAGCATCGGGTATAGGGATATCATTTATTTGGATGATGAAGAATTTCAGGGACTTGTTGTGAAACTGAAGCTTTTTGTCTCCATTTTTATAAAAGGAATAAGTGTGTAA
- a CDS encoding HlyD family secretion protein has protein sequence MEKESKKSKKVYIPLIVIIAAVIGAAVYYYVEYSKYISTDDAKVDSDNVSVSSKILGRISTLYVDEQDSVHKGQLIAELDSADLVSQKMQAQALVGQADANQVQSVAKLRYDEENLKVLEVNLGKAKEDYGRAKEQIAADVITKEQFDHVKKAFETASAQLNAAKTQLEVSKAQIGSAGAAVANAHAQVGVLSAQLRNTKLYAPMDGVIAKRWLLAGDVAQPSQSIFTVTNTNKLWVTMFIEETKLADVYIGQPAIYSIDAFEGVRFTGKVYAISSNTASQFSLIPANNASGNFTKVTQRVAVKISIDGTADGSPLTNYRVLSGMSAVVKLIKR, from the coding sequence ATGGAAAAGGAAAGTAAGAAAAGCAAGAAAGTTTATATTCCTCTAATTGTCATTATTGCTGCAGTAATTGGGGCAGCGGTATATTACTATGTAGAATATTCAAAGTACATCTCTACTGATGACGCTAAGGTTGATTCTGATAATGTCTCGGTAAGTTCGAAAATTTTAGGTCGAATATCGACTTTATATGTTGATGAGCAAGATTCCGTTCATAAAGGGCAGCTAATCGCAGAACTTGATAGTGCAGATCTGGTATCACAAAAAATGCAGGCACAAGCGTTGGTTGGGCAGGCAGATGCTAATCAGGTGCAATCCGTTGCTAAGCTTAGGTATGACGAAGAAAATCTAAAAGTTTTAGAGGTTAACCTAGGGAAGGCTAAGGAAGATTATGGTAGGGCAAAGGAGCAAATCGCTGCAGATGTAATCACAAAGGAGCAGTTTGATCATGTCAAGAAGGCTTTCGAAACAGCATCGGCTCAGCTTAATGCTGCTAAAACACAGCTTGAAGTTTCCAAGGCTCAAATAGGAAGTGCAGGGGCAGCCGTTGCTAACGCTCATGCTCAGGTCGGAGTTCTTTCTGCTCAGCTGCGAAATACAAAGCTTTATGCGCCGATGGATGGCGTAATTGCAAAGCGCTGGTTACTTGCAGGTGATGTGGCGCAGCCAAGCCAGTCGATATTTACCGTAACCAATACCAATAAGTTGTGGGTTACGATGTTTATTGAGGAGACAAAACTTGCAGATGTGTATATTGGGCAACCTGCTATTTACAGCATTGATGCTTTTGAAGGTGTTCGGTTTACAGGTAAGGTGTATGCTATTAGCTCAAATACGGCGTCTCAGTTTTCTTTGATTCCTGCAAATAATGCTTCGGGAAACTTTACCAAGGTAACACAGCGTGTTGCTGTGAAGATATCTATAGATGGAACGGCAGATGGCTCTCCATTAACTAATTACCGTGTATTATCTGGGATGTCTGCTGTTGTTAAGCTAATTAAAAGGTAG
- a CDS encoding DHA2 family efflux MFS transporter permease subunit yields the protein MIGTFMAVLDATIVNVGLPKIMASFGVGLDKIEWVITAYMLAMAVMLPTAGWLADRFGYKRLYFLGLLLFTFGSFLCGMSGNENMLIISRIIQGLGAGAIQPVGMAIVTREFPPKQRGVALGFWAISAAASVSFGPLIGGYLVDKFSWPLIFDVNVPVGIIGLLATLVIQREYINRKVKGFDFWGFITISIFLPVILYALTEGNAATNSAGWHAPYIMVCFAIAAVAFVGFITAELTVKHPLIDLKLLANHNFGLANLVVFIFSLGMFGSTFLMPIYLQNALGYTAIQSGAVFLPVGIIQGFISPIAGIASDKINPKIPIALGLMLLATSFFLNSKLSFLTERDFIMLSLYLRGLGMGMLFTPLSAISLSEIPRDKMGQASGISNVVRQLAGSFGVAILATMLTTRVNYHTEMYSQSVNSQSEIYKEVARNSSTYIRTNAGYSPANAQLLGRSVISQHLSKEAYIQGVDDDFLLAGVFTLLGGIPLFWLHTKKSKTKQEKGVHYE from the coding sequence ATGATTGGAACATTTATGGCAGTGCTCGATGCGACTATCGTCAATGTGGGGCTGCCTAAAATTATGGCATCGTTTGGTGTTGGTCTTGATAAAATCGAATGGGTTATAACCGCTTATATGCTTGCTATGGCCGTAATGCTGCCAACCGCTGGTTGGTTGGCTGATAGGTTTGGTTATAAGAGGCTTTACTTCTTGGGTTTACTTCTTTTTACATTTGGTTCATTCCTATGCGGGATGTCGGGTAATGAGAATATGCTTATTATTTCACGGATCATACAAGGGTTAGGGGCAGGTGCTATTCAACCTGTTGGTATGGCTATTGTAACAAGGGAATTTCCTCCGAAGCAACGAGGGGTTGCCCTTGGTTTTTGGGCTATTTCTGCAGCTGCATCAGTTTCGTTTGGTCCGCTGATCGGTGGCTATCTTGTTGATAAATTTAGCTGGCCTTTGATTTTTGATGTCAATGTACCAGTGGGGATTATTGGCTTATTGGCTACGCTCGTTATTCAGCGCGAGTATATTAACCGGAAGGTGAAAGGTTTCGATTTCTGGGGTTTTATAACCATTAGTATATTTCTTCCAGTGATTCTTTATGCCTTAACAGAGGGAAATGCTGCAACCAATTCGGCGGGGTGGCATGCTCCTTACATAATGGTTTGCTTTGCAATTGCAGCAGTAGCCTTTGTCGGTTTTATAACGGCTGAATTAACGGTTAAACATCCTTTGATAGATTTGAAACTACTGGCTAATCATAACTTTGGATTGGCTAATCTGGTCGTTTTTATTTTTAGCCTAGGTATGTTTGGGAGCACTTTTTTGATGCCAATATACCTTCAAAATGCATTAGGATATACTGCAATTCAATCTGGTGCAGTCTTTTTGCCTGTTGGAATTATTCAAGGTTTTATTTCGCCTATAGCAGGAATTGCCAGCGATAAAATAAATCCTAAGATACCTATAGCTCTAGGTTTAATGCTTTTGGCTACCTCGTTCTTTCTCAATTCGAAGCTTTCGTTTCTTACAGAACGCGATTTTATAATGCTAAGCTTATATCTGAGAGGGTTAGGAATGGGGATGCTGTTTACTCCGCTTAGTGCAATTTCCTTGTCAGAAATTCCGAGAGATAAGATGGGACAAGCTTCTGGTATTTCTAATGTCGTAAGGCAGCTGGCTGGGAGTTTTGGTGTTGCAATTTTGGCCACCATGCTTACAACTCGGGTGAACTATCATACCGAAATGTATTCTCAGAGTGTTAATTCTCAGTCTGAAATTTATAAAGAGGTGGCTAGGAACTCATCAACATACATTCGTACTAATGCGGGATATTCTCCAGCAAATGCTCAGCTGCTAGGTCGATCTGTAATTTCTCAGCATCTGTCTAAAGAGGCTTATATACAAGGAGTAGATGACGATTTTCTTTTAGCAGGGGTTTTTACATTATTGGGAGGCATTCCGCTTTTTTGGCTTCACACAAAAAAGAGTAAAACAAAACAAGAAAAGGGAGTTCATTATGAATAG
- a CDS encoding TolC family protein — protein sequence MNRKVLLISVMVCFISISFVGAVNAQVADSLILASAIKEAVNSHPTILQAQEALKMADARIALSKSNYLPTVEGNATFSSIGPVPSVEFAGKSFKMAPQNSYNAGVTVSQLVYDFGRNSNGDAVEEESKNLAGINIEQAKQRIAASVVNSFFTLVYLQNAIAIKEEQLRTLNRHLEFILKKKETGSATEYEVLSTKVRISSIESQKTDIEAAKGIQQSVMNTLLGRDVNAVIVVANSISSQSLGMNLESVYNHALSNRRDLMAIYEKTKIAELRYKFTRSQNNPTLAAFATGGVKNGYTPYLGDPKLNYVVGISLKVPIFDANKKENNTLLAQSSIVSSRLDEELMRRSISTEIVEARLNIESAEKKVKQIELQLQQAIKALHLAEVSYKSGVITNLDLLDATTSLSESQLNFLKSKVDYTISTYRLKVAMGDNLY from the coding sequence ATGAATAGAAAAGTGCTATTGATATCTGTGATGGTGTGCTTTATTTCCATCAGTTTTGTTGGCGCTGTAAATGCGCAGGTTGCGGATTCTTTAATTTTGGCAAGTGCTATAAAGGAGGCTGTAAACTCACATCCTACCATATTGCAGGCCCAAGAGGCGCTGAAGATGGCAGATGCAAGAATTGCGCTTTCAAAATCTAACTATTTGCCAACGGTTGAAGGGAACGCTACCTTTTCAAGCATAGGTCCAGTTCCAAGTGTTGAATTTGCAGGAAAGTCTTTTAAAATGGCTCCTCAAAATTCGTATAATGCAGGAGTTACCGTTAGCCAGTTGGTATACGATTTTGGACGGAATTCGAATGGTGATGCAGTCGAAGAAGAAAGTAAAAACTTGGCAGGAATTAATATAGAGCAGGCGAAGCAGCGTATTGCAGCATCTGTTGTAAACAGTTTTTTTACTCTAGTTTATCTTCAGAATGCTATAGCCATTAAAGAAGAGCAGCTACGTACATTAAATAGACATCTCGAATTTATTTTGAAGAAAAAGGAGACGGGATCGGCAACCGAATATGAGGTTCTATCAACAAAGGTCAGAATTAGTAGTATCGAAAGTCAGAAAACTGATATAGAAGCGGCTAAAGGTATTCAGCAAAGCGTGATGAATACGCTATTAGGTCGAGACGTAAATGCTGTGATTGTGGTTGCTAATAGCATTAGTTCTCAATCTTTAGGAATGAATTTGGAGTCTGTTTATAATCATGCTTTATCCAATAGGCGTGATTTGATGGCAATTTATGAAAAAACCAAAATCGCAGAATTGCGCTATAAGTTTACTCGATCGCAAAATAATCCAACCTTAGCAGCATTTGCAACCGGTGGTGTAAAAAATGGTTATACGCCTTATCTAGGAGATCCTAAGTTAAATTATGTCGTAGGGATATCATTAAAAGTTCCAATTTTTGATGCTAATAAAAAGGAGAATAATACATTATTAGCTCAGTCTTCTATTGTAAGTAGCAGGTTGGATGAGGAGTTGATGCGACGTAGTATAAGTACAGAGATTGTAGAAGCACGTTTAAATATCGAATCAGCAGAAAAAAAAGTAAAGCAAATAGAATTACAGCTTCAGCAGGCTATTAAGGCTTTACATTTAGCAGAAGTAAGCTACAAAAGTGGGGTTATTACAAATTTAGATTTGTTAGATGCAACAACATCTTTGTCTGAAAGTCAACTGAATTTTTTAAAGTCAAAAGTTGATTATACAATTAGTACATATCGCCTTAAAGTAGCAATGGGAGATAATCTTTATTGA
- a CDS encoding OmpA family protein gives MRKFILMGLIACTVAVASAQNSDHKWSIGLFGGKTEYNGDLGNAFIKFDKAFYPFGAISINRYLNPSFDLGVYSSYGEYGYKKTPDRRFFGEKFDVSLLLTYKLSNGYIFKEDALVTPYISAGVGMAHYHGNRVWNGRDYIIPVGGGLKLNITNWFALQYQLLYNFTSHDKRDHQPTNGHNEQYAAHSVGFVFSFGKMRDQDKDGVKDKYDLCPTVPGVVALKGCPDTDGDGIADADDKCPNEAGTVENQGCPDRDGDGIIDSEDRCPDAAGPAALKGCPDRDGDGVADIDDRCPDTPGLVRFQGCPDTDGDGVPDIDDRCPNEAGPASNNGCPVAVQPNKEEHPLPPNIQFELNKADLKKESFKTLDNVVKKLNENPEYGATIYGYTDITGNDNINNPLSESRAKAVRDYLIKKGIAADRITTLGKGSENPVADNATRKGRILNRRSEIFLVF, from the coding sequence ATGAGAAAGTTTATTTTGATGGGGCTCATTGCATGCACAGTAGCTGTGGCAAGCGCCCAAAATTCAGATCACAAGTGGTCGATAGGACTCTTTGGAGGTAAAACCGAGTACAACGGTGATTTAGGGAATGCCTTCATTAAATTCGACAAAGCTTTTTATCCTTTCGGTGCGATTTCTATCAATCGCTATCTTAATCCATCATTTGATTTAGGTGTTTACTCTTCGTATGGCGAATACGGGTATAAAAAAACGCCTGATCGTCGTTTTTTTGGAGAGAAGTTTGATGTCAGTCTTCTTCTAACCTACAAATTATCGAATGGGTACATATTTAAAGAAGATGCCTTGGTTACTCCTTACATATCTGCAGGGGTGGGGATGGCTCACTATCATGGCAATAGAGTATGGAACGGTAGAGACTACATTATTCCTGTCGGTGGAGGTTTAAAATTAAACATTACAAACTGGTTTGCATTGCAGTATCAGCTGCTATACAACTTTACCAGCCATGACAAACGCGACCACCAACCAACGAATGGCCATAACGAACAGTACGCAGCCCATTCAGTAGGATTTGTATTTAGCTTCGGAAAGATGCGAGATCAAGATAAGGATGGTGTAAAAGACAAGTACGACTTATGTCCAACCGTTCCTGGTGTCGTTGCACTTAAAGGTTGTCCTGACACTGATGGAGATGGTATTGCTGATGCCGACGATAAATGTCCTAATGAAGCAGGTACCGTAGAAAATCAAGGATGTCCAGACCGCGATGGCGACGGTATAATTGACAGTGAAGATAGATGCCCAGACGCAGCAGGTCCTGCAGCTCTAAAAGGTTGTCCTGATAGAGACGGTGATGGTGTCGCTGATATCGACGACAGATGCCCAGACACTCCTGGATTAGTTCGATTCCAAGGTTGCCCTGACACTGATGGAGATGGAGTACCTGATATTGACGACAGATGTCCAAATGAAGCAGGTCCAGCATCTAATAATGGATGCCCTGTTGCAGTTCAACCAAATAAGGAGGAACACCCACTACCTCCAAATATTCAGTTTGAACTCAACAAAGCTGATTTAAAGAAAGAATCATTTAAGACTCTTGACAACGTCGTTAAGAAACTTAATGAGAATCCTGAATACGGAGCCACAATTTATGGCTATACAGACATAACTGGTAACGATAACATCAACAATCCTCTTTCTGAATCTCGAGCCAAAGCTGTAAGAGATTACTTAATAAAGAAGGGCATTGCTGCAGATAGAATTACCACGCTAGGTAAGGGTTCTGAAAATCCAGTTGCAGACAACGCAACAAGGAAAGGACGAATACTAAACCGTAGATCTGAAATTTTCCTAGTATTCTAG
- a CDS encoding glycosyltransferase family 4 protein: MILKKALIITYYWPPSGGAGVQRWLKFVKYLRNFGYEPVIYTAENGEMPVYDPSLQHDIPAGIEVIRTKIWEPYHLYRKLVGHKSQDKLNTGFLSETSKPKFSQKFGIWVRGNFFIPDARCFWIKPSVKYLSRYLKEHPVDVIISTGPPHSMHMIALDLKKKLNVPWVADFRDPWTNIDFYKDLMLTKLADYRHCVMERKVVRGADYVVTVTKQDRDDYIKLGARKATTITNGYDDDDFKAGDVKPDEMFTLSHIGTIPPSRNPEALWKAISSLVKRNTDFAKDFRLKLVGKVDVSVRDMINRYGLRSNVVFIDYLPHAEAVQQQLKSRVLLLLVNNTPNAKGILTGKFFEYLASRRPVLAIGPVDGEVASVLQDTGAGFCSDFADADTLSANLESLYEQYRLNGDCLLNSSGASQFSRYNLTRQMAAVLDVVTATRG; encoded by the coding sequence ATGATTTTGAAAAAAGCTCTTATTATTACCTACTACTGGCCTCCAAGTGGCGGAGCAGGAGTTCAACGTTGGCTTAAGTTTGTAAAGTATTTGAGGAATTTTGGTTATGAACCAGTTATTTATACTGCAGAGAATGGCGAAATGCCAGTTTATGATCCGTCTCTACAACATGACATCCCGGCAGGTATTGAGGTAATTAGAACAAAAATATGGGAGCCATACCATTTGTATCGAAAACTTGTTGGACATAAATCTCAGGATAAGTTAAACACAGGGTTTTTATCAGAAACTTCAAAGCCAAAATTTTCGCAGAAATTTGGAATTTGGGTGAGAGGAAATTTTTTTATTCCAGATGCTCGTTGTTTTTGGATTAAGCCTTCGGTAAAATACTTGTCGCGATACTTAAAAGAGCATCCTGTAGATGTTATTATATCAACAGGACCTCCGCATTCTATGCATATGATTGCGCTAGATCTCAAAAAGAAACTTAACGTTCCTTGGGTTGCCGATTTTAGAGATCCTTGGACAAATATTGATTTCTATAAGGATTTGATGCTCACAAAATTGGCGGATTATAGGCATTGTGTGATGGAGCGTAAAGTTGTGAGGGGTGCCGATTATGTGGTAACTGTTACCAAGCAAGATAGGGACGATTACATTAAACTTGGAGCCAGAAAAGCAACTACCATTACCAATGGTTATGACGATGATGATTTTAAAGCTGGCGATGTAAAGCCTGACGAGATGTTTACCCTTTCTCATATAGGAACGATACCTCCGTCTCGTAATCCAGAAGCATTGTGGAAAGCAATTTCTTCTCTAGTCAAAAGAAATACGGATTTTGCAAAAGACTTCAGGCTTAAGTTGGTTGGTAAGGTGGATGTTTCCGTTCGGGATATGATTAATAGGTATGGGCTTCGTAGTAATGTTGTTTTTATAGATTACTTGCCTCATGCAGAAGCTGTGCAGCAGCAGCTAAAGTCAAGAGTGTTGCTCCTTTTGGTAAATAATACGCCTAATGCTAAAGGAATTCTTACAGGTAAATTTTTTGAGTACTTGGCAAGTCGGCGTCCAGTTCTCGCAATAGGACCTGTTGATGGAGAAGTTGCGTCTGTTTTGCAAGATACAGGAGCAGGTTTTTGCTCTGATTTTGCTGATGCAGATACTCTATCTGCAAATTTAGAAAGTCTTTATGAGCAGTACCGACTAAATGGAGATTGCCTGTTGAATTCTTCTGGGGCTTCCCAGTTCTCTCGTTATAATTTAACTCGCCAAATGGCAGCTGTGTTAGATGTCGTTACGGCAACAAGAGGGTAG
- the wecB gene encoding non-hydrolyzing UDP-N-acetylglucosamine 2-epimerase encodes MRKIITIVGARPQFVKAAAVSRAIAKTSIKEVLVHTGQHFDKNMSDVFFEEMEIPVPNYNLDIHSLSHGAMTGRMIEKIEEILLVEKPDGLMVYGDTNSTLAGAIAASKLHIPIIHVEAGLRSFNMMMPEEVNRILTDRISSLLFCPTDAAISNLKREGFDGYGAKVVKNGDVMQDAALFYAARSAAKSRIISDLGLESGFVLATLHRQENTDDPQKLRSIINGLNAVNREARVVVPLHPRTRSILAKQGINPEFDVVDPVGYFDMVELLKHCSLVVTDSGGVQKEAFFFRKPCITVREQTEWVELVDGGFNTLVGADTNLLISAFNQAKNKKCNFDVNLYGNGVASQIVAQEIEAF; translated from the coding sequence ATGAGGAAGATAATTACAATAGTTGGAGCTCGTCCCCAATTCGTAAAAGCCGCAGCGGTGTCGCGTGCTATTGCGAAAACAAGCATTAAAGAAGTGCTGGTCCACACCGGGCAGCATTTTGATAAGAATATGTCCGATGTTTTTTTCGAGGAGATGGAAATCCCTGTTCCTAACTATAATCTGGACATACATAGTCTGAGCCACGGTGCAATGACTGGGCGAATGATTGAAAAGATTGAGGAGATTCTTCTGGTCGAAAAACCTGATGGATTGATGGTTTATGGGGATACTAATTCAACTTTGGCTGGAGCCATTGCTGCATCAAAATTACATATCCCAATTATCCATGTAGAAGCTGGTTTAAGATCCTTCAATATGATGATGCCAGAGGAGGTTAACCGTATTCTTACAGATCGCATATCGAGCCTTTTGTTTTGTCCCACCGATGCCGCAATATCAAATCTAAAGAGGGAAGGATTTGATGGCTATGGGGCAAAGGTGGTTAAAAATGGAGATGTAATGCAGGATGCTGCGCTTTTCTATGCTGCTCGTTCTGCTGCTAAATCTCGCATTATTTCAGATCTAGGGTTGGAGAGTGGATTTGTGTTAGCTACGCTACATCGACAAGAAAATACGGACGATCCACAAAAATTACGATCAATAATAAATGGGTTAAATGCTGTAAATCGAGAGGCGCGAGTCGTGGTTCCTCTACACCCCAGAACTCGTAGCATATTAGCGAAACAGGGGATAAATCCAGAGTTTGATGTTGTTGATCCTGTTGGATATTTTGATATGGTTGAACTACTTAAGCATTGCTCTCTGGTCGTTACTGATAGCGGAGGTGTTCAGAAAGAAGCCTTCTTTTTTAGGAAGCCATGCATAACAGTTCGAGAACAAACAGAGTGGGTTGAACTCGTTGATGGAGGTTTTAATACCTTGGTTGGCGCAGATACTAACCTGTTGATTAGTGCGTTTAATCAGGCAAAAAATAAAAAATGCAATTTTGATGTTAACCTTTACGGGAACGGGGTGGCATCTCAAATTGTGGCACAGGAGATTGAAGCTTTTTAG
- a CDS encoding YfhO family protein, whose product MPAYLISTVYKTNYIRYVDDFFQLGHSRPASFLFIMLVGSYILMLAFGMNPWLGIIGSLALSLSSYYFIIIAVGHNSKMIAIAYLVALIGSIVLAYRRKMWLGVSLAALFLGLELYSGHPQITYYGGFLVFFFLVAEFIRSYKEKIVSQFVKVSAALTISLILGIGANFSHLYLVWDYGKDSIRGKSELTHNQENKTTGLDKDYALAWSYGIAESFNMFIPNLMGGSSVVGLKTDGETAKVLSQVGYPADAATQIPSYWGPQPMTMGPVYIGAVVIFFFILGLFYIKGTSKWWLVGATILSILLAWGSNLLFFSEFFLSYFPMYSKFRTVSMVLVIAEIAVPILAMLALKKMLEPNFNKEEGIHGLKWATGIAGGVALFFALFGGSMFNFLSTNDQQLPKELLGAIATDRAALLSADAWRTFAFVVVAAAASWLLITKKIKSPLFLGAIGLLILVDMIPVNHRYLNEKNWVPAMQAAVPFTPSQADQAIMKDTTHYRVLNLSVNPFNDASTSYFHKSVGGYHAAKMRRYQELIDFHLSQNNMAAFNMLNTKYIIVPDQKSQTLQVQVNSGALGNAWFVNEIKMVPNADAEIEALKGFDPKHLAIVDKRFEKELGSFKSSADTAGSIVLTKYKPNYLSYHSNNKTEQLAVFSEIYYEKGWDAYIDGKLAPYLRANYVLRAMVIPAGEHTVEFKFQPVMFKVGKIVDLACSLTLILLAIGIIGVELYRLGCPKKNQLS is encoded by the coding sequence ATGCCCGCTTACTTGATATCAACTGTTTATAAAACAAACTATATTCGATACGTTGATGACTTTTTTCAGTTGGGGCACTCTCGTCCAGCGAGTTTCCTTTTTATTATGCTCGTCGGAAGTTACATCCTGATGCTCGCTTTTGGAATGAATCCTTGGTTGGGTATTATTGGCTCATTGGCTCTTTCATTATCGTCGTACTACTTTATTATTATTGCAGTAGGGCATAACTCGAAGATGATTGCAATTGCATACTTAGTCGCTCTTATTGGAAGTATTGTTCTTGCTTATCGACGAAAAATGTGGCTAGGAGTGTCTTTAGCAGCGTTGTTTTTAGGGTTGGAATTATATTCGGGGCACCCACAAATTACCTATTATGGTGGATTTTTGGTGTTCTTTTTCTTGGTGGCAGAGTTTATTCGTTCGTATAAAGAAAAGATTGTAAGTCAATTTGTAAAGGTTTCTGCGGCGTTAACCATTTCGTTAATTCTAGGGATTGGTGCAAACTTTTCTCATTTGTATTTAGTTTGGGATTACGGTAAAGATTCCATACGTGGAAAAAGCGAGCTTACTCACAATCAGGAAAATAAAACGACAGGTTTAGATAAAGATTATGCCTTGGCTTGGAGTTATGGAATTGCAGAATCTTTCAATATGTTCATTCCTAACTTGATGGGAGGTTCTTCTGTGGTTGGACTTAAAACAGATGGCGAAACTGCCAAAGTTTTATCGCAGGTAGGTTACCCTGCTGATGCAGCAACCCAGATACCTTCATATTGGGGGCCGCAGCCAATGACGATGGGGCCTGTATATATTGGAGCTGTTGTTATTTTCTTCTTCATACTGGGGCTGTTTTATATAAAGGGAACATCAAAGTGGTGGCTTGTAGGAGCGACCATTCTTTCTATTCTTTTAGCGTGGGGAAGTAACTTGCTGTTCTTTTCTGAGTTCTTCTTGTCCTATTTCCCAATGTATAGTAAGTTTCGTACTGTTTCAATGGTTCTTGTTATTGCAGAAATTGCGGTTCCGATACTTGCAATGCTTGCCCTTAAGAAAATGCTTGAGCCCAATTTTAATAAAGAAGAGGGAATTCATGGATTGAAATGGGCTACTGGTATTGCTGGTGGAGTTGCGCTATTTTTTGCATTGTTTGGAGGATCGATGTTTAACTTCCTTTCTACTAATGACCAGCAGTTACCAAAAGAACTGCTAGGCGCAATTGCGACCGACAGAGCAGCTCTTTTGTCTGCTGATGCTTGGCGTACTTTTGCGTTTGTTGTAGTAGCGGCAGCGGCATCTTGGCTTTTGATCACAAAGAAGATAAAGTCACCTCTGTTTTTGGGTGCAATAGGGTTGCTCATTCTTGTAGATATGATTCCTGTAAATCACAGGTATTTGAATGAGAAAAATTGGGTTCCGGCTATGCAAGCTGCAGTTCCTTTTACACCTAGTCAAGCCGATCAGGCCATAATGAAGGATACTACTCACTATCGCGTACTCAATCTTTCTGTTAATCCGTTTAATGATGCTTCTACGTCATACTTCCATAAATCGGTAGGAGGGTATCATGCTGCCAAGATGCGACGTTATCAAGAGTTGATAGATTTTCATCTATCTCAAAATAACATGGCGGCATTTAATATGCTTAATACCAAGTATATTATTGTTCCAGATCAAAAAAGTCAAACTCTTCAAGTTCAGGTGAATAGTGGTGCCCTTGGTAATGCTTGGTTTGTGAATGAAATTAAGATGGTTCCGAATGCGGATGCTGAAATTGAGGCCTTGAAGGGGTTTGATCCTAAGCACTTGGCTATTGTTGATAAGCGTTTTGAGAAGGAACTCGGATCATTTAAATCAAGTGCAGATACAGCTGGGAGTATTGTTTTGACCAAATATAAGCCGAACTATCTAAGCTATCATTCGAACAATAAAACAGAGCAATTGGCCGTTTTCTCCGAAATATACTATGAAAAAGGTTGGGATGCGTATATTGATGGAAAGTTAGCCCCTTATTTAAGAGCTAATTACGTTCTTCGTGCAATGGTTATTCCTGCTGGTGAGCATACTGTTGAGTTTAAATTTCAGCCAGTAATGTTTAAGGTTGGTAAAATCGTCGACTTGGCTTGTTCTTTGACATTAATTTTATTGGCAATAGGCATTATTGGGGTTGAGTTATATCGTTTAGGTTGTCCAAAAAAGAACCAACTTAGTTAG